One Methylomarinovum tepidoasis DNA window includes the following coding sequences:
- a CDS encoding hydantoinase B/oxoprolinase family protein, whose translation MDAVTKRWQFWIDRGGTFTDIVARRPDGRLLTHKLLSENPRRYDDAVLQGIRDLLGLPAGAPIPAARIDSIRMGTTVGTNALLERRGEPTALVITRGFEDALVIAYQNRPDIFALDIRKPDTLYTTVVPVTERVDPEGRILTPLDTDQARCALTALRQQGIDSLAIVLLHAYANPEHERRLAALARQLGFAQISVSHQVSPLPKLVARGDTTVLDAYLSPPLRRYTRRIEAGIDGPVRLWFMQSHGGLTRAAHFRGRDCLLSGPAGGLIAAVRIGERLGIERLITFDMGGTSTDVAHYAGELERVFETEVAGVRVQAPQLHIHTVAAGGGSILHFDGQRCRVGPQSAGADPGPACYRRGGPLTVTDANLMVGRIQPRHFPATFGPGGDLPLDREAVQRGFSALAAAMAAATGTRLTPEAVADGFLEVAVENMAAAIKQISLQRGHDLRRYTLFCFGGAGGQLACRVAAHLGMREVLLHPFAGVLSAYGMGLADWRHLGEAAVERPLAELDAAALAELFQPLVREAEARMRAEGFTGGQAAYVRRVHLRYEGTDTTFAVPCDTPETLAQAFTARHRQRFGFLLERELVVARISLEAVVQAEAPELPEWPAGGSPAPPCDQVPLFVAGEWRTVPLYRREVLVPGQTFRGPAIVVEATATTVIDPGWAGRLDRHGHLRLRQGQAAVRRPAVDARRADPVLLTIFNKQFQAVAEQMGDALRNTAHSVNIKERLDFSCALFDSCGRLVANAPHIPVHLGSMGDCVQTLLRRETLRPGEVWLTNSPYHGGTHLPDITVITPVFDDAGRLAFLLASRGHHADVGGTTPGSMPADSRTIDEEGVWTPGLRIVAAGRLQETAIRRWLRDAPFPARNPAQNLADLQAQIAANNQGVQALGRLIDAWGRDTVTAYMAHVRANAREAVRRLLPRLRDGRFRYRLDNEAEIAVAVSIDAAAGRARIDFSGTSSQTRDNFNAPAAVCKAAVLYVFRTLVADDIPLNAGCLEPLEIVIPEGSFLNPRPPAAVVAGNVETSQYVVDALYGALGVLAASQGTMNNLTFGNERHQYYETLCGGAGAGPDFDGADAVHTHMTNSRLTDTEILERRYPVRVESFRIRRGSGGGGRHRGGDGVVRELRFLEPMTCAILSSHRRYPPFGLAGGRPGALGRNRLIRADGREETLPGCARIGVAAGDRLVIETPGGGGFGPAEEVSPAPDGTECSPPAGRAGNNDPRPPESGSRSGAGGRPESGSG comes from the coding sequence ATGGACGCGGTAACGAAACGCTGGCAATTCTGGATCGACCGCGGCGGCACGTTCACCGACATCGTCGCCCGTCGTCCCGACGGCCGTCTGCTCACTCACAAGCTGTTGTCGGAAAACCCCCGCCGCTACGACGATGCGGTGCTCCAGGGCATTCGCGACCTGCTGGGATTGCCGGCCGGGGCGCCGATTCCCGCCGCCCGGATCGACAGCATCCGCATGGGCACCACCGTGGGCACCAACGCGCTGTTGGAGCGCCGGGGGGAACCCACCGCCCTGGTCATCACCCGCGGGTTCGAGGACGCTCTGGTGATCGCTTATCAGAACCGGCCCGACATCTTCGCCCTCGACATCCGCAAGCCCGACACCCTCTACACCACCGTGGTGCCGGTCACCGAGCGCGTCGATCCCGAAGGGCGCATTCTCACCCCGCTGGACACGGACCAGGCCCGTTGTGCCTTGACCGCCCTGCGGCAACAGGGGATCGATTCCCTGGCCATCGTCCTGCTCCACGCCTACGCCAATCCGGAACACGAGCGCCGCCTCGCCGCCCTGGCCCGGCAGCTGGGATTTGCGCAGATCTCCGTCTCCCATCAGGTCAGTCCGCTGCCCAAGCTGGTGGCGCGGGGGGATACCACCGTCCTCGATGCCTATCTGTCTCCGCCGCTGCGACGCTATACCCGGCGCATCGAGGCGGGGATCGACGGGCCGGTACGGTTGTGGTTCATGCAATCCCACGGGGGCTTGACCCGGGCGGCCCACTTTCGGGGGCGGGACTGTCTGCTGTCGGGACCGGCGGGCGGGCTGATCGCTGCGGTCCGCATCGGCGAACGGTTGGGAATCGAGCGGCTGATCACCTTCGACATGGGCGGAACCTCCACCGACGTGGCCCACTATGCCGGGGAGCTGGAACGGGTATTCGAGACTGAAGTCGCCGGGGTCCGGGTGCAGGCGCCCCAGCTGCACATCCACACCGTCGCCGCCGGGGGTGGTTCCATACTGCACTTCGACGGCCAGCGCTGCCGTGTGGGACCGCAGTCGGCGGGCGCCGACCCGGGGCCGGCCTGCTATCGCCGCGGCGGGCCGCTGACGGTCACCGACGCCAACCTGATGGTGGGGCGGATTCAGCCGCGGCACTTTCCCGCGACCTTCGGGCCTGGCGGCGACCTGCCTTTGGACCGGGAGGCCGTGCAGCGGGGATTTTCCGCCTTGGCGGCGGCAATGGCGGCCGCCACCGGCACGCGGTTGACGCCGGAAGCGGTCGCCGACGGCTTTTTGGAAGTGGCGGTGGAAAACATGGCGGCGGCGATCAAGCAGATTTCGCTGCAGCGTGGCCATGACCTGCGCCGTTACACGCTGTTCTGTTTCGGCGGCGCCGGCGGTCAGCTGGCGTGCCGGGTGGCTGCGCACTTAGGGATGCGCGAGGTGCTGCTGCATCCCTTCGCCGGGGTGCTGTCGGCCTACGGCATGGGACTGGCGGACTGGCGCCACTTGGGGGAGGCGGCGGTGGAGCGTCCCCTGGCGGAACTGGATGCCGCAGCGCTGGCGGAGCTCTTCCAGCCCCTGGTGCGGGAAGCCGAAGCCCGGATGAGGGCCGAGGGTTTTACCGGCGGGCAGGCCGCATACGTTCGCCGGGTCCATCTACGCTATGAGGGCACCGACACCACGTTCGCCGTGCCCTGCGACACTCCGGAGACCTTGGCCCAAGCCTTCACCGCCCGTCATCGACAGCGCTTCGGCTTCCTGCTGGAACGGGAACTGGTGGTGGCCCGGATTTCCCTGGAGGCCGTCGTCCAGGCCGAAGCGCCAGAGCTGCCCGAATGGCCGGCCGGTGGTTCCCCGGCGCCACCCTGCGACCAAGTACCCCTGTTCGTCGCCGGAGAGTGGCGCACGGTTCCCCTCTACCGCCGGGAGGTGCTGGTGCCGGGGCAGACCTTCAGGGGGCCGGCCATCGTCGTCGAGGCCACCGCCACCACGGTCATCGATCCGGGCTGGGCGGGTCGCCTCGACCGCCACGGACATCTGCGCCTGCGGCAGGGTCAGGCCGCCGTCCGCCGTCCCGCCGTCGACGCCCGCCGGGCCGACCCGGTGCTGCTGACCATCTTCAACAAGCAGTTCCAAGCCGTGGCCGAACAGATGGGTGATGCGCTGCGCAACACCGCCCATTCGGTCAACATCAAGGAGCGGCTGGATTTTTCCTGTGCGCTGTTCGACTCCTGTGGCCGGCTGGTGGCCAACGCTCCCCATATTCCGGTGCATCTGGGCTCCATGGGGGATTGCGTCCAGACCCTGCTGCGGCGGGAAACCCTGCGTCCCGGGGAGGTATGGCTGACCAACTCCCCTTATCACGGCGGCACCCATCTGCCCGACATCACCGTGATCACCCCGGTGTTCGACGATGCCGGGCGTTTGGCCTTTCTGCTCGCCTCCCGCGGCCACCATGCCGACGTGGGCGGGACGACGCCGGGGTCCATGCCCGCCGACAGCCGCACCATCGACGAGGAAGGCGTGTGGACGCCGGGATTGCGGATCGTCGCTGCCGGCCGCCTGCAGGAAACGGCGATCCGCCGTTGGCTTCGCGACGCGCCGTTTCCGGCCCGCAATCCGGCCCAGAATCTGGCCGATCTGCAGGCCCAGATCGCCGCCAACAACCAGGGGGTGCAGGCGCTGGGGCGGTTGATCGATGCCTGGGGACGCGACACCGTGACCGCCTACATGGCGCACGTGCGCGCCAACGCCCGCGAGGCGGTGCGCCGCCTGTTGCCCAGGCTGCGTGACGGCCGGTTCCGCTACCGTCTCGACAACGAGGCCGAGATCGCCGTGGCGGTCAGCATCGATGCGGCGGCGGGCAGGGCGCGGATCGACTTCTCCGGCACCTCGTCCCAGACCCGTGACAACTTCAACGCCCCGGCGGCGGTGTGCAAGGCGGCGGTGCTGTACGTGTTCCGCACCCTGGTGGCCGATGACATCCCCCTCAACGCCGGTTGCCTGGAGCCGTTGGAAATCGTCATCCCCGAGGGCAGTTTCCTCAATCCCCGGCCGCCGGCGGCGGTGGTGGCCGGCAACGTGGAAACCTCCCAGTACGTGGTGGACGCCCTCTACGGCGCCCTGGGGGTGCTGGCCGCTTCCCAGGGCACCATGAACAATCTCACCTTCGGCAACGAGCGCCACCAGTATTACGAAACCCTTTGCGGCGGCGCCGGGGCCGGGCCGGATTTCGACGGCGCCGACGCGGTGCACACCCACATGACCAACTCCCGCCTCACCGACACCGAGATCCTGGAGCGGCGTTATCCGGTCCGGGTGGAATCGTTTCGCATCCGCCGCGGCAGCGGCGGGGGCGGGCGTCACCGGGGCGGCGACGGGGTGGTGCGCGAGCTGCGGTTCCTGGAACCCATGACCTGCGCCATCCTTTCCAGTCATCGCCGTTATCCCCCCTTCGGCCTCGCCGGTGGCCGGCCGGGGGCGTTGGGGCGCAACCGGCTGATCCGCGCCGACGGACGTGAAGAGACGTTGCCTGGTTGCGCCCGGATCGGCGTGGCGGCCGGGGACAGGCTGGTGATCGAGACGCCGGGGGGCGGGGGTTTCGGGCCGGCGGAGGAGGTCAGCCCAGCACCAGATGGTACAGAATGCTCTCCGCCTGCCGGCAGGGCAGGGAATAATGACCCTCGCCCGCCAGAAAGCGGGTCTCGCAGCGGGGCAGGCGGCCGGCCAGAATCCGGCTCTGGGTGA